The following coding sequences are from one Augochlora pura isolate Apur16 chromosome 6, APUR_v2.2.1, whole genome shotgun sequence window:
- the Isha gene encoding insulator su(Hw) mRNA adaptor isoform X1, giving the protein MEAVKAFNAELSALYDVKPPISKAKMNSLTKGAIKAIKFYKHVVQSVEKFIQKCKPEYKVPGLYVIDSIVRQSRHQFGVEKDVFAPRFAKNMQTTFLNLLKCPQEDKSKVIRVLNLWQKNAVFPSEVIQPLFDLADPNHPIHKEQAVNANGTLNTSSTNNTSNTGTAVKTPPLTGKNAVKDQKLFSSAKTIDPVWLAQTKMEAANIVNANKLLGQTNAGQMDATFLDQLQHLQQLLLKKQEAANEQKTSVKFDKKLLDFDYGEEEDDDVVVANSPVATTASNAGQHSVPTGNSLESLGFLLTNPEVLRQLQTLQQTMQGNASSSQHEMEEKMRKLQQMKQQEEEFDKHLAQTVPNLPFASECELKPSDILKPNQQNTYTTNVSSGVIQDMSQPPPGYPPALPYASQPLSNIRQINQQGHQNQKSPLLDERQETQDYSGNGARRDSSSVEIVNCDSARSQSRSPDRYRHHSRSRSPRHRDRDRDRDRDRDRDRDRKSRSRSRSRRRRSRSRDRGRDRKRDDSREKMTEEEREKERERRKRGLPPIVRDKLSVCSTTLWVGHLSKLVHQEELSDTFGEFGDIVSIDLISPRGCAFICMNRRQDAYRALTKLKNHKMQGKAITLAWAPGKGVKGKEWKDYWEVELGVSYIPWNKLINVTDQDLELLEEGGMIDEDTLPPNLKGKLKHSGTNADILQQQLQLQQQALVAAAAMPSLADGIVNVMQPTTATQQQQSQQSQQQGQQQQQVIDTSQPPPIRPPTSAALLPPPNTQLQMMPPAFTMTGVPRMLGPMGLPMAHSLMPNVPIGVPPPNMQSLLGPPGMMQTMLTPQVNSPFGAGVGVGLLTQIPLPAPAAPSDKPNSTGMPHNVPPIGVPPPTTETGMPNLPMLRQPYGVGPSAPLQMQLPQQQHSADDMDVEMEDAMPQSSNGAKNKSNLIDQLSQNDDRPDGDQQSDQQHRDYKERDRERENRERRDRDNNDSRMDRGRERGRGRDRGRDRRRDIRDRDRDDRRERENRENREGNPQNQSLQENDSTPKKDVKPSLADRLRQLADGTLPLEDRVDRIAPRSRQDRDRSDRSFDESRAPRGEPLSSLMDLPKFGLPQERSDFPARPPDFRNPQDPREFQQQRDRQNFGRGPRGSQMHEEFMDAPRIQGGMFQEEFDNRIHGQQRIEEFGRLGPPREQREEFDRSEVRGRRPLDDRDRFDYEIRRDGFDPRLQDGFDPRGHLDRGDFEPRRREFFGIEPMFGMPPIMGPRGPRPGHPDGFGPRSAPLGARGPGPLMFHPRGLGPRPLRPGMRPFGPRGPPFDPREPDAFFRPPFDDIRPHVRPPFGPMGPPSILPPESAAPWRNQEHPPGSWPSDSENHSQRDNPRDKKGGKHPNNPNLERDSRNNRGRKSRWANVSPSGEETEDSKEQEPSSVTVDVKEESVKEEEAIVKPEEQKTELMEVISSEKKEDLEQAAVETKQEEGIEMTEEEDRRDS; this is encoded by the exons ATGGAGGCGGTTAAGGCATTTAATGCGGAG CTTTCAGCCCTTTACGATGTCAAACCACCAATTTCTAAGGCCAAGATGAACTCTTTAACTAAGGGCGCAATTAAGGCAATCAAATTCTATAAGCATGTTGTGCAAAGTGTTGAGAAATTCATTcaaaaa TGTAAGCCAGAGTACAAAGTGCCTGGACTGTACGTTATAGATTCAATTGTACGTCAGTCTAGACATCAATTTGGAGTAGAGAAAGATGTTTTTGCTCCACGTTTTGCTAAGAATATGCAAACCACCTTTTTGAATCTTCTGAAATGTCCTCAGGAAGACAAGAGTAAGGTGATTAGAGTTTTAAATCTTTGGCAGAAAAATGCAGTTTTTCCCTCTGAGGTTATACAGCCTTTATTTGATCTTGCGGACCCAAATCATCCAATTCATAAAGAGCAAGCAGTTAATGCAAATG gtACTTTGAATACTTCTTCAACAAATAACACAAGTAATACAGGTACTGCTGTTAAAACACCCCCTTTAACTGGAAAGAATGCAGTAAAAGATCAGAAGCTGTTTTCCTCTGCAAAAACAATTGATCCTGTTTGGCTTGCACAAACGAAAATGGAAGCAGCAAATATAGTAAACGCCAATAAGCTCTTG GGTCAGACAAATGCAGGTCAAATGGATGCGACTTTCCTTGAtcaattacaacatttacaacaatTATTGCTTAAAAAACAAGAGGCAGCAAATGAACAAAAAACTTCTGTGAAATTTGATAAGAAGTTGCTAGATTTTGATTAtggcgaagaagaagatgatgaCGTTGTCGTTGCGAATTCTCCTGTGGCAACAACGGCATCAAATGCTGGTCAACACAGCGTTCCTACAGGAAATAGTTTAGAAAGTCTTGGATTTCTTCTAACAAATCCAGAG GTTTTAAGACAGCTTCAAACGTTACAACAAACAATGCAAGGAAATGCTTCTTCATCGCAACACGAAATGGAAGAAAAGATGAGAAAGCTACAACAAATGAAGCAACAGGAGGAAGAATTTGATAAGCACCTAGCTCAAACTGTTCCG aatttaccATTTGCATCGGAATGTGAATTAAAACCGTCGGACATTTTGAAACCAAATCAACAAAATACATACACAACAAATGTAAGTAGCGGAGTCATACAAGATATGAGTCAACCACCACCTGGTTATCCACCGGCTCTACCATATGCCTCTCAACCTTTGTCAAATATTAGGCAAATTAATCAACAAGGCCATCAGAATCAAAAAAGTCCGCTTCTTGATGAACGACAAGAAACACAAGATTATTCAgg AAATGGTGCAAGGCGAGATAGTAGCAGtgtagaaattgtaaattgtgaTAGTGCAAGATCACAAAGCAGATCTCCTGACCGATATAGGCATCACAGTCGATCTAGGTCACCACGACATAGGGATAGggatagagacagagatagagatcgagatcgagacaGAGATAGGAAATCCCGATCGAGAAGCAGATCTAGAAGAAGGAG GTCCCGCTCTAGAGATAGAGGACGTGATCGAAAACGCGATGATAGTCGAGAAAAAATGACTGAAGAAGAacgagaaaaggaaagagaaaggcGTAAAAGAGGCTTGCCACCAATTGTGAGAGATAAATTAAGCG tttGCAGTACAACGCTTTGGGTAGGGCATTTATCTAAGTTGGTGCATCAGGAAGAACTTTCAGACACTTTTGGAGAATTTGGTGATATTGTCAGCATAGATTTAATTTCACCTAGAGGTTGTGCTTTTATATGTATGAATAGAAGACAGGATGCATATAGAGCTCTTACTAaacttaaaaatcataaaatgcAGGGAAAAGCAATCACT TTAGCCTGGGCACCAGGAAAAGGtgtaaaaggaaaagaatGGAAAGATTATTGGGAAGTTGAACTGGGAGTTAGTTATATCCcttggaataaattaattaatgttactGATCAGGATCTAGAATTACTTGAAGAAGGTGGAATGATTGATGAAGATACTTTGCCGCCTAATttgaaag GTAAACTAAAGCATTCCGGAACAAATGCAGACATACTTCAGCAGCAATTGCAATTACAGCAACAAGCTTTGGTTGCAGCTGCTGCTATGCCAAGTCTAGCTGATGGTATTGTGAATGTAATGCAACCTACAACTGCCACTCAGCAGCAACAATCTCAACAGAGTCAACAACAAGgtcaacaacaacagcaagtGATTGATACAAGTCAACCACCTCCAATTAGACCTCCTACTTCAGCTGCACTTCTGCCACCGCCAAATACCCAGCTACAAATGATGCCACCTGCTTTCACAATGACCGGAGTCCCCC gcATGCTTGGACCAATGGGATTACCGATGGCGCATAGTTTGATGCCGAATGTTCCAATAGGTGTACCACCGCCAAATATGCAAAGTCTGTTAGGACCGCCAGGAATGATGCAAACTATGCTTACACCACAAGTTAATTCGCCGTTTGGAGCTGGCGTGGGTGTCGGTTTATTGACTCAAATACCTCTGCCAGCACCTGCCGCACCCTCTGATAAACCCAACTCTACTG gtATGCCACATAATGTTCCTCCAATTGGAGTTCCACCACCAACAACGGAAACGGGAATGCCAAATCTGCCAATGTTACGTCAGCCTTACGGTGTAGGGCCTTCTGCTCCTTTACAAATGCAACTACCTCAACAACAACATTCTGCGGATGACATGGATGTAGAAATGGAAGACGCGATGCCTCAAAGTTCAAATGGGGCTAAAAATAAGAGCAACTTAATTGACCAATTATCACAAAACGACGACAGACCAGATGGCGATCAACAATCAGAT cAACAGCATCGGGATTacaaagaaagagacagagaacgagaaaacagagagagaagagatagAGACAACAATGATTCCAGAATGGATCGTGGAAGGGAAAGAGGTAGAGGAAGAGATCGGGGACGTGACCGTAGGAGAGATATCAGAGACAGAGATAGGGATGacagaagagaaagagagaacagaGAAAATCGCGAAGGCAATCCACAAAATCAAAGCCTTCAa GAAAATGATTCCACTCCGAAAAAGGACGTTAAACCGAGCTTGGCTGATCGCCTACGTCAATTGGCTGACGGTACTCTTCCTCTAGAAGATCGAGTTGACCGAATAGCCCCTCGTAGCCGACAAGATCGTGACAGATCGGATAGAAGCTTCGATGAATCCCGAGCACCACGGGGTGAACCACTTTCATCGTTAATGGATTTACCGAAATTCGGTTTACCTCAAGAAAGGAGTGACTTTCCTGCTCGACCGCCAGATTTTCGAAATCCTCAAGATCCAAGAGAATTTCAGCaacagagagacagacaaaattttggaagaggACCTAGAGGATCACAAATGCATGAAGAATTTATGGACGCTCCAAGGATACAAGGTGGTATGTTCCAAGAGGAGTTCGATAATAGAATACACGGGCAGCAAAGAATAGAGGAATTTGGAAGACTTGGACCACCCCGAGAACAGAG GGAGGAATTTGACAGGTCTGAAGTGAGAGGAAGGAGACCGCTCGATGATCGGGACCGGTTTGACTATGAAATTAGGCGAGACGGTTTCGACCCACGGCTTCAAGACGGCTTCGATCCAAGAGGACATCTTGATCGCGGGGATTTTGAACCTAGAAGACGAGAATTTTTTGGAATTGAACCCATGTTTGGAATGCCACCTATTATGGGACCCAGAGGTCCAAGACCTGGACATCCCGATGGGTTTGGTCCTCGCTCAGCTCCTTTAGGTGCTCGTGGCCCTg GACCTTTAATGTTCCATCCAAGAGGGCTAGGACCTCGTCCTCTTCGCCCTGGTATGAGACCTTTTGGTCCACGTGGTCCACCGTTTGATCCCCGTGAGCCGGATGCTTTTTTCAGACCTCCTTTCGATGATATTCGCCCACATGTTCGGCCACCATTTGGACCTATGGGTCCTCCATCCATTCTTCCTCCAGAGTCTGCTGCTCCGTGGAGGAATCAGGAACACCCTCCCGGTTCATGGCCTTCTGATTCTGAAAATCATTCACAAAGAGACAATCCCAGAGACAAAAAAGGTGGTAAACATCCAAACAACCCAAATTTGGAAAGGGACAGTCGGAACAACAGGGGACGTAAATCTAGATGGGCTAACGTGAGTCCATCTGGAGAGGAAACGGAAGATTCGAAGGAGCAGGAACCATCTTCTGTTACTGTTGATGTGAAAGAAGAATCTGTCAAGGAAGAGGAAGCTATTGTGAAACCTGAAGAACAAAAAACTGAATTAATGGAAGTAATTTCTAGTGAAAAGAAGGAGGATTTGGAACAAGCAGCTGTTGAGACGAAACAAGAAGAAGGCATTGAAATGACGGAGGAAGAGGACCGCAGGGATTCTTAG
- the Isha gene encoding insulator su(Hw) mRNA adaptor isoform X2, whose protein sequence is MEAVKAFNAELSALYDVKPPISKAKMNSLTKGAIKAIKFYKHVVQSVEKFIQKCKPEYKVPGLYVIDSIVRQSRHQFGVEKDVFAPRFAKNMQTTFLNLLKCPQEDKSKVIRVLNLWQKNAVFPSEVIQPLFDLADPNHPIHKEQAVNANGTLNTSSTNNTSNTGTAVKTPPLTGKNAVKDQKLFSSAKTIDPVWLAQTKMEAANIVNANKLLGQTNAGQMDATFLDQLQHLQQLLLKKQEAANEQKTSVKFDKKLLDFDYGEEEDDDVVVANSPVATTASNAGQHSVPTGNSLESLGFLLTNPEVLRQLQTLQQTMQGNASSSQHEMEEKMRKLQQMKQQEEEFDKHLAQTVPNLPFASECELKPSDILKPNQQNTYTTNVSSGVIQDMSQPPPGYPPALPYASQPLSNIRQINQQGHQNQKSPLLDERQETQDYSGNGARRDSSSVEIVNCDSARSQSRSPDRYRHHSRSRSPRHRDRDRDRDRDRDRDRDRKSRSRSRSRRRRSRSRDRGRDRKRDDSREKMTEEEREKERERRKRGLPPIVRDKLSVCSTTLWVGHLSKLVHQEELSDTFGEFGDIVSIDLISPRGCAFICMNRRQDAYRALTKLKNHKMQGKAITLAWAPGKGVKGKEWKDYWEVELGVSYIPWNKLINVTDQDLELLEEGGMIDEDTLPPNLKAAAMPSLADGIVNVMQPTTATQQQQSQQSQQQGQQQQQVIDTSQPPPIRPPTSAALLPPPNTQLQMMPPAFTMTGVPRMLGPMGLPMAHSLMPNVPIGVPPPNMQSLLGPPGMMQTMLTPQVNSPFGAGVGVGLLTQIPLPAPAAPSDKPNSTGMPHNVPPIGVPPPTTETGMPNLPMLRQPYGVGPSAPLQMQLPQQQHSADDMDVEMEDAMPQSSNGAKNKSNLIDQLSQNDDRPDGDQQSDQQHRDYKERDRERENRERRDRDNNDSRMDRGRERGRGRDRGRDRRRDIRDRDRDDRRERENRENREGNPQNQSLQENDSTPKKDVKPSLADRLRQLADGTLPLEDRVDRIAPRSRQDRDRSDRSFDESRAPRGEPLSSLMDLPKFGLPQERSDFPARPPDFRNPQDPREFQQQRDRQNFGRGPRGSQMHEEFMDAPRIQGGMFQEEFDNRIHGQQRIEEFGRLGPPREQREEFDRSEVRGRRPLDDRDRFDYEIRRDGFDPRLQDGFDPRGHLDRGDFEPRRREFFGIEPMFGMPPIMGPRGPRPGHPDGFGPRSAPLGARGPGPLMFHPRGLGPRPLRPGMRPFGPRGPPFDPREPDAFFRPPFDDIRPHVRPPFGPMGPPSILPPESAAPWRNQEHPPGSWPSDSENHSQRDNPRDKKGGKHPNNPNLERDSRNNRGRKSRWANVSPSGEETEDSKEQEPSSVTVDVKEESVKEEEAIVKPEEQKTELMEVISSEKKEDLEQAAVETKQEEGIEMTEEEDRRDS, encoded by the exons ATGGAGGCGGTTAAGGCATTTAATGCGGAG CTTTCAGCCCTTTACGATGTCAAACCACCAATTTCTAAGGCCAAGATGAACTCTTTAACTAAGGGCGCAATTAAGGCAATCAAATTCTATAAGCATGTTGTGCAAAGTGTTGAGAAATTCATTcaaaaa TGTAAGCCAGAGTACAAAGTGCCTGGACTGTACGTTATAGATTCAATTGTACGTCAGTCTAGACATCAATTTGGAGTAGAGAAAGATGTTTTTGCTCCACGTTTTGCTAAGAATATGCAAACCACCTTTTTGAATCTTCTGAAATGTCCTCAGGAAGACAAGAGTAAGGTGATTAGAGTTTTAAATCTTTGGCAGAAAAATGCAGTTTTTCCCTCTGAGGTTATACAGCCTTTATTTGATCTTGCGGACCCAAATCATCCAATTCATAAAGAGCAAGCAGTTAATGCAAATG gtACTTTGAATACTTCTTCAACAAATAACACAAGTAATACAGGTACTGCTGTTAAAACACCCCCTTTAACTGGAAAGAATGCAGTAAAAGATCAGAAGCTGTTTTCCTCTGCAAAAACAATTGATCCTGTTTGGCTTGCACAAACGAAAATGGAAGCAGCAAATATAGTAAACGCCAATAAGCTCTTG GGTCAGACAAATGCAGGTCAAATGGATGCGACTTTCCTTGAtcaattacaacatttacaacaatTATTGCTTAAAAAACAAGAGGCAGCAAATGAACAAAAAACTTCTGTGAAATTTGATAAGAAGTTGCTAGATTTTGATTAtggcgaagaagaagatgatgaCGTTGTCGTTGCGAATTCTCCTGTGGCAACAACGGCATCAAATGCTGGTCAACACAGCGTTCCTACAGGAAATAGTTTAGAAAGTCTTGGATTTCTTCTAACAAATCCAGAG GTTTTAAGACAGCTTCAAACGTTACAACAAACAATGCAAGGAAATGCTTCTTCATCGCAACACGAAATGGAAGAAAAGATGAGAAAGCTACAACAAATGAAGCAACAGGAGGAAGAATTTGATAAGCACCTAGCTCAAACTGTTCCG aatttaccATTTGCATCGGAATGTGAATTAAAACCGTCGGACATTTTGAAACCAAATCAACAAAATACATACACAACAAATGTAAGTAGCGGAGTCATACAAGATATGAGTCAACCACCACCTGGTTATCCACCGGCTCTACCATATGCCTCTCAACCTTTGTCAAATATTAGGCAAATTAATCAACAAGGCCATCAGAATCAAAAAAGTCCGCTTCTTGATGAACGACAAGAAACACAAGATTATTCAgg AAATGGTGCAAGGCGAGATAGTAGCAGtgtagaaattgtaaattgtgaTAGTGCAAGATCACAAAGCAGATCTCCTGACCGATATAGGCATCACAGTCGATCTAGGTCACCACGACATAGGGATAGggatagagacagagatagagatcgagatcgagacaGAGATAGGAAATCCCGATCGAGAAGCAGATCTAGAAGAAGGAG GTCCCGCTCTAGAGATAGAGGACGTGATCGAAAACGCGATGATAGTCGAGAAAAAATGACTGAAGAAGAacgagaaaaggaaagagaaaggcGTAAAAGAGGCTTGCCACCAATTGTGAGAGATAAATTAAGCG tttGCAGTACAACGCTTTGGGTAGGGCATTTATCTAAGTTGGTGCATCAGGAAGAACTTTCAGACACTTTTGGAGAATTTGGTGATATTGTCAGCATAGATTTAATTTCACCTAGAGGTTGTGCTTTTATATGTATGAATAGAAGACAGGATGCATATAGAGCTCTTACTAaacttaaaaatcataaaatgcAGGGAAAAGCAATCACT TTAGCCTGGGCACCAGGAAAAGGtgtaaaaggaaaagaatGGAAAGATTATTGGGAAGTTGAACTGGGAGTTAGTTATATCCcttggaataaattaattaatgttactGATCAGGATCTAGAATTACTTGAAGAAGGTGGAATGATTGATGAAGATACTTTGCCGCCTAATttgaaag CTGCTGCTATGCCAAGTCTAGCTGATGGTATTGTGAATGTAATGCAACCTACAACTGCCACTCAGCAGCAACAATCTCAACAGAGTCAACAACAAGgtcaacaacaacagcaagtGATTGATACAAGTCAACCACCTCCAATTAGACCTCCTACTTCAGCTGCACTTCTGCCACCGCCAAATACCCAGCTACAAATGATGCCACCTGCTTTCACAATGACCGGAGTCCCCC gcATGCTTGGACCAATGGGATTACCGATGGCGCATAGTTTGATGCCGAATGTTCCAATAGGTGTACCACCGCCAAATATGCAAAGTCTGTTAGGACCGCCAGGAATGATGCAAACTATGCTTACACCACAAGTTAATTCGCCGTTTGGAGCTGGCGTGGGTGTCGGTTTATTGACTCAAATACCTCTGCCAGCACCTGCCGCACCCTCTGATAAACCCAACTCTACTG gtATGCCACATAATGTTCCTCCAATTGGAGTTCCACCACCAACAACGGAAACGGGAATGCCAAATCTGCCAATGTTACGTCAGCCTTACGGTGTAGGGCCTTCTGCTCCTTTACAAATGCAACTACCTCAACAACAACATTCTGCGGATGACATGGATGTAGAAATGGAAGACGCGATGCCTCAAAGTTCAAATGGGGCTAAAAATAAGAGCAACTTAATTGACCAATTATCACAAAACGACGACAGACCAGATGGCGATCAACAATCAGAT cAACAGCATCGGGATTacaaagaaagagacagagaacgagaaaacagagagagaagagatagAGACAACAATGATTCCAGAATGGATCGTGGAAGGGAAAGAGGTAGAGGAAGAGATCGGGGACGTGACCGTAGGAGAGATATCAGAGACAGAGATAGGGATGacagaagagaaagagagaacagaGAAAATCGCGAAGGCAATCCACAAAATCAAAGCCTTCAa GAAAATGATTCCACTCCGAAAAAGGACGTTAAACCGAGCTTGGCTGATCGCCTACGTCAATTGGCTGACGGTACTCTTCCTCTAGAAGATCGAGTTGACCGAATAGCCCCTCGTAGCCGACAAGATCGTGACAGATCGGATAGAAGCTTCGATGAATCCCGAGCACCACGGGGTGAACCACTTTCATCGTTAATGGATTTACCGAAATTCGGTTTACCTCAAGAAAGGAGTGACTTTCCTGCTCGACCGCCAGATTTTCGAAATCCTCAAGATCCAAGAGAATTTCAGCaacagagagacagacaaaattttggaagaggACCTAGAGGATCACAAATGCATGAAGAATTTATGGACGCTCCAAGGATACAAGGTGGTATGTTCCAAGAGGAGTTCGATAATAGAATACACGGGCAGCAAAGAATAGAGGAATTTGGAAGACTTGGACCACCCCGAGAACAGAG GGAGGAATTTGACAGGTCTGAAGTGAGAGGAAGGAGACCGCTCGATGATCGGGACCGGTTTGACTATGAAATTAGGCGAGACGGTTTCGACCCACGGCTTCAAGACGGCTTCGATCCAAGAGGACATCTTGATCGCGGGGATTTTGAACCTAGAAGACGAGAATTTTTTGGAATTGAACCCATGTTTGGAATGCCACCTATTATGGGACCCAGAGGTCCAAGACCTGGACATCCCGATGGGTTTGGTCCTCGCTCAGCTCCTTTAGGTGCTCGTGGCCCTg GACCTTTAATGTTCCATCCAAGAGGGCTAGGACCTCGTCCTCTTCGCCCTGGTATGAGACCTTTTGGTCCACGTGGTCCACCGTTTGATCCCCGTGAGCCGGATGCTTTTTTCAGACCTCCTTTCGATGATATTCGCCCACATGTTCGGCCACCATTTGGACCTATGGGTCCTCCATCCATTCTTCCTCCAGAGTCTGCTGCTCCGTGGAGGAATCAGGAACACCCTCCCGGTTCATGGCCTTCTGATTCTGAAAATCATTCACAAAGAGACAATCCCAGAGACAAAAAAGGTGGTAAACATCCAAACAACCCAAATTTGGAAAGGGACAGTCGGAACAACAGGGGACGTAAATCTAGATGGGCTAACGTGAGTCCATCTGGAGAGGAAACGGAAGATTCGAAGGAGCAGGAACCATCTTCTGTTACTGTTGATGTGAAAGAAGAATCTGTCAAGGAAGAGGAAGCTATTGTGAAACCTGAAGAACAAAAAACTGAATTAATGGAAGTAATTTCTAGTGAAAAGAAGGAGGATTTGGAACAAGCAGCTGTTGAGACGAAACAAGAAGAAGGCATTGAAATGACGGAGGAAGAGGACCGCAGGGATTCTTAG
- the LOC144470769 gene encoding proteasome assembly chaperone 2, protein MIKIPEEIDLEDYTLILPSVAVGNVGQLSIDLLISTLNLQKIGSMWSSMFLPIIGHNPYNKKSTSLCTTADFYLETTCKIILLQLRSPYIGNSTDFYKKLVQFIQLKKLSKIIILTSSYDYEQLDKSDSRLRYLSSDKSLLNNEQLLQSLNWKEHTSRTSVESTENCYIPGGGFANRLYNYLRSVHVPCTVLFYYCFEGDNVSDALTLVKGLNQWLNILETNSDTGINLIYPPSWEYLFGNPPAPEIF, encoded by the exons atgataaaaataccAGAAGAAATTGATCTTGAAGACTATACCCTGATACTTCCTTCTGTAGCTGTTGGAAATGTTGGACAGTTATCTATTGATCTATTGATATCAACTTTAAATCTACAGAAAATTGGATCAATGTGGAGTTCAATGTTCTTACCAATTATTGGTCACAATCCTTACAACAAAAAGTCTACTTCCCTGTGTACTACTGCTGATTTTTATCTCGAAACtacttgtaaaataattttgctacaGTTAAGATCTCCTTATATTGGTAATTCAActgatttttataagaaactcgtacaatttattcaactaAAAAAACTTAGCAAG ataataattttaactagCAGTTATGATTACGAACAATTGGATAAATCAGATTCAAGATTAAGGTATCTTTCTTCAgataaatcattattaaataatgaacaacTTCTTCAATCTCTCAATTGGAAGGAACATACATCAAGAACTTCAGTAGAATCTACAGAAAACTGTTACATTCCTGGAGGAGGGTTTGCAAATAGACTTTACAATTACCTTAGATCAGTGCATGTTCCTTGTACcgtacttttttattattgttttgaAGGAGATAATGTTTCTGATGCATTAACATTAGTTAAAGGTTTGAACCAGtggttaaatatattagaaactAATTCTGATACTGGTATTAATCTTATATATCCACCTTCTTGGGAATATCTTTTTGGTAATCCACCTGCaccagaaatattttaa
- the Tapdelta gene encoding translocon-associated protein delta, whose product MNHFITVCVLLVCAISRISGETCQKPEVVASAYVTEDATILTNVAFTTQFVLKCSNGVKGITLYAEVEGKSLPAARLSSDNKYQVSWTEDIKKARSGDYRINLYDEERYAAIRKAIRNGEDPSTVKPLVVVVLNNPGVYLGPWVNSELLAALLAALVTYSAFSAKFKLLA is encoded by the exons atgaatcacTTCATAACCGTTTGCGTTTTACTAGTTTGTGCAATTTCTAGAATTTCTGGTGAAACTTGCCAAAAGCCCGAAGTTGTTGCATCTGCATATGTTACAGAAGATgctacaattttaacaaacgtTGCGTTCACAACGCAATTTGTGCTTAAGTGTAGCAATGGTGTGAAAGGCATTACATTATATGCAGAAGTAGAAGGAAAATCATTACCAGCTGCTAGGTTAAGTTCTGACAATAAGTATCAG gTTTCTTGGACAGAAGATATAAAGAAAGCACGATCTGGtgattatagaattaatttgtacgaTGAAGAAAGATACGCAGCTATACGCAAAGCTATTAGAAATGGAGAAGATCCCAGCACTGTGAAACCTTTAGTAGTGGTAGTACTTAATAATCCAGGAGTTTATCTAGGACCATGGGTTAATTCAGAACTGCTTGCTGCTTTATTAGCAGCTTTAGTTACTTATTCTGCCTTTTCTGCTAAGTTCAAGCTCTTAGCTTGA